The Microbacterium horticulturae genome has a window encoding:
- a CDS encoding glycoside hydrolase family 1 protein — protein MTESETMRLPDSFLVGASTAAHQIEGDNTTSDWWMLEQTRPERLQPSGRACDSLHRWEEDMDLAAAAGLNAYRFSVEWARIEPEDGVFSQSAVDHYRRMVAGARERGLEPVVTLHHFTNPLWFFAGGGWLRADAAERFGRYLESVAPVLDEGVRTAITINEPNMIAIMHRVISGEVDLTKGLGGGMPLPDPAVTDALIAVHHTVREQLRAQHSGLAVGWSVANQNVQWLPGGEDAAAACSEAIEDVFLRAAVGDDLVGVQAYSRVVFGPDGLVEPGPEVPRTSNGWEYRPEALGEALRHTAAMVPGVPIMVTENGISTRDDEERIAYTTGALRGLADCLADGIDVRGYLHWSLLDNYEWGRWEPTFGLVAVDRDTFARTAKPSLEWLGAVARSRELP, from the coding sequence ATGACCGAAAGCGAGACCATGCGACTTCCCGATTCCTTCCTCGTGGGCGCCTCCACCGCCGCCCACCAGATCGAGGGTGACAACACCACGAGTGACTGGTGGATGCTCGAGCAGACCCGCCCCGAGCGGCTGCAGCCCAGCGGGCGCGCCTGTGACAGTCTGCACCGCTGGGAGGAGGACATGGATCTGGCCGCGGCCGCCGGCCTGAACGCCTACCGCTTCAGCGTCGAGTGGGCGCGCATCGAGCCCGAGGACGGCGTCTTCTCGCAGAGTGCTGTCGACCACTACCGGCGCATGGTCGCCGGCGCCCGCGAGCGCGGCCTCGAGCCGGTCGTGACGCTGCACCACTTCACCAATCCGCTCTGGTTCTTCGCCGGGGGCGGCTGGCTGCGCGCCGACGCCGCCGAGCGCTTCGGCCGCTACCTGGAGAGCGTCGCCCCCGTCCTCGACGAGGGAGTGCGCACGGCGATCACGATCAACGAGCCGAACATGATCGCGATCATGCACCGCGTCATCTCGGGCGAAGTGGACCTGACAAAGGGACTGGGGGGCGGGATGCCGCTGCCCGACCCCGCGGTGACCGATGCGTTGATCGCGGTGCACCACACCGTGCGCGAGCAGCTGCGCGCGCAGCACTCCGGGCTGGCCGTCGGCTGGTCGGTGGCCAACCAGAACGTGCAGTGGCTGCCCGGGGGAGAAGACGCGGCCGCGGCCTGCTCCGAGGCGATCGAGGACGTCTTCCTGCGCGCCGCCGTCGGCGACGACCTCGTCGGCGTGCAGGCCTACAGCCGTGTAGTGTTCGGGCCCGACGGGCTCGTCGAGCCCGGGCCCGAGGTGCCGCGCACCTCGAACGGCTGGGAATACCGCCCCGAAGCCCTCGGCGAGGCGCTGCGGCACACCGCCGCGATGGTGCCGGGAGTGCCGATCATGGTGACCGAGAACGGCATCTCCACGCGCGATGACGAGGAGCGCATCGCCTACACGACCGGCGCGCTGCGGGGGCTGGCAGACTGCCTGGCCGACGGCATCGATGTGCGCGGCTACCTGCACTGGAGTCTGCTCGACAACTATGAGTGGGGGCGGTGGGAACCCACGTTCGGCCTCGTCGCCGTCGATCGCGACACCTTCGCGCGCACCGCCAAGCCGTCGCTGGAGTGGCTGGGCGCCGTGGCGCGGTCGCGCGAGCTGCCATGA
- a CDS encoding TetR/AcrR family transcriptional regulator, which produces MTTAASDKLTKGQRTRQRIFDAAFRLFGERGYQAVSLRDIAAEVGITHVTVLHYFSSKDELLAELMVHRDEIEREAAAAFLATDHEADAEYGGLHAPALRWMVHRLQVNAREQGAVPLFLKISTEASDPAHPAHEHFVARYRTLVELLAHGFEEEFSYLPADAVRVDARVAAEHLIAIADGLQIQSIYNADTNLIVDDVWQYLRLLGVVSAPPAP; this is translated from the coding sequence GTGACGACCGCGGCATCCGACAAGCTGACCAAGGGGCAGCGCACGCGGCAGCGCATCTTCGATGCGGCGTTCCGGTTGTTCGGCGAGCGTGGATACCAGGCCGTCTCGCTGCGCGACATCGCGGCCGAGGTGGGCATCACGCACGTGACCGTGCTGCACTACTTCTCGTCGAAGGACGAGCTGCTCGCCGAGCTGATGGTCCACCGCGATGAGATCGAGCGCGAGGCCGCCGCGGCGTTCCTCGCGACGGATCACGAGGCCGACGCCGAATACGGCGGACTGCACGCGCCCGCGCTGCGCTGGATGGTCCATCGCCTGCAGGTCAACGCGCGCGAGCAGGGCGCGGTGCCGCTGTTCCTGAAGATCTCGACCGAGGCGTCGGACCCGGCGCACCCCGCGCACGAGCACTTCGTGGCCCGCTACCGCACGCTGGTCGAACTGCTGGCTCACGGCTTCGAGGAGGAGTTCTCGTACCTGCCCGCCGATGCCGTGCGGGTCGACGCGCGGGTGGCGGCCGAGCACCTGATAGCGATCGCCGACGGCCTGCAGATCCAGTCGATCTACAACGCCGACACGAACCTCATCGTCGACGACGTGTGGCAGTACCTGCGTCTGCTCGGCGTGGTCTCCGCGCCCCCCGCGCCCTGA
- a CDS encoding MDR family MFS transporter, which produces MSTTEPEPVREPHHTRNILLVFAGLMVTMLLASLDQTIFSTALPTIVGDLDGVDEMSWVITIYILASTIMLPVYGKLGDLIGRKGIFIGAIAVFIIGSIIGGWAQDMTWLIIGRGVQGIGGGGLMILSQAIIADVVPARERGKYMGIMGGVFAISSVAGPLLGGWFTDDLTWRWGLWMNIPLGILAILAAIFFLHLPAHSKRKMRLDVFGIALLALASTGIVLISTWGGHDAPHGYAWDSPQIIGLIIGTVVAAVAFVFVELRVAEPVMPMHLFRKLNFNLMTAAGLAIGVAMFGALGYIPTYLQMVTGANATQSGLLMIPMMGTVLIASIISGALVTRTGRYKWAPIAGTLVTAGGMLLLSTMTSDLPVWVMCSYLAVMGLGLGLCMQIFVLVVQNTFPSSEVGVATSTNNYFRQIGASLGSAIVGSLFTARLIDLLAERMPAGAAGQTGSTNSLTPELVKGLPDAIRDIVVGAYNDALTPIFLYILPLVLVATVLVCFVKEVPLKKTIDRGDVTAESLEIDGSNAVAATTGAIGVLEKE; this is translated from the coding sequence ATGAGCACGACCGAACCCGAACCCGTCCGTGAGCCGCATCACACCCGCAACATCCTGCTGGTGTTCGCGGGCCTGATGGTCACGATGCTGCTGGCATCGCTCGACCAGACGATCTTCTCCACCGCGCTGCCCACCATCGTCGGCGACCTCGACGGGGTCGACGAGATGAGCTGGGTCATCACTATCTACATCCTCGCCTCGACGATCATGCTGCCCGTCTATGGAAAGCTCGGCGACCTCATCGGCCGCAAGGGCATCTTCATCGGTGCGATCGCGGTGTTCATCATCGGCTCGATCATCGGCGGCTGGGCGCAGGACATGACCTGGCTCATCATCGGCCGCGGTGTACAGGGCATCGGCGGCGGCGGGCTCATGATCCTGTCGCAGGCGATCATCGCCGACGTCGTCCCGGCCCGCGAGCGCGGCAAGTACATGGGCATCATGGGCGGCGTCTTCGCTATCTCGTCCGTGGCGGGCCCGCTGCTCGGCGGCTGGTTCACGGACGACCTCACCTGGCGCTGGGGCCTGTGGATGAACATCCCGCTCGGCATCCTCGCCATCCTCGCCGCGATCTTCTTCTTGCACCTACCCGCGCACTCCAAGCGCAAGATGCGGCTCGATGTCTTCGGCATCGCGCTGCTGGCCCTGGCATCCACCGGCATCGTCCTCATCAGCACGTGGGGCGGCCACGATGCCCCCCACGGCTACGCCTGGGACTCGCCGCAGATCATCGGGCTCATCATCGGGACCGTCGTCGCCGCCGTCGCGTTCGTCTTCGTCGAGTTGCGCGTGGCCGAGCCGGTCATGCCGATGCACCTGTTCCGCAAGCTGAACTTCAACCTGATGACCGCCGCGGGACTCGCGATCGGCGTGGCGATGTTCGGTGCCCTCGGCTACATCCCGACGTACCTGCAGATGGTGACGGGCGCGAACGCGACGCAGTCGGGCCTGCTGATGATCCCGATGATGGGCACCGTGCTGATCGCCTCGATCATCTCGGGGGCCCTCGTCACCCGCACCGGGCGCTATAAGTGGGCGCCGATCGCCGGCACCCTCGTCACTGCCGGCGGGATGCTGCTGCTCTCGACGATGACCAGCGACCTGCCGGTCTGGGTGATGTGCAGCTACCTCGCCGTCATGGGCCTCGGGCTCGGCCTGTGCATGCAGATCTTCGTGTTGGTCGTGCAGAACACGTTCCCGAGCTCGGAGGTCGGCGTGGCCACCTCGACGAACAACTACTTCCGTCAGATCGGAGCCTCGCTCGGCTCGGCGATCGTCGGCAGCCTGTTCACCGCGCGCCTGATCGACCTGCTCGCCGAGCGGATGCCGGCCGGCGCCGCGGGGCAGACCGGCTCGACGAACAGCCTGACCCCCGAACTGGTCAAGGGGCTGCCCGACGCCATCCGCGACATCGTCGTGGGCGCGTACAACGACGCGCTGACGCCGATCTTCCTGTACATCCTGCCGCTCGTGCTCGTGGCCACCGTGCTGGTGTGCTTCGTCAAGGAAGTGCCGTTGAAGAAGACCATCGACCGCGGCGACGTCACCGCTGAGAGTCTCGAGATCGACGGTTCGAACGCCGTCGCAGCCACGACCGGAGCGATCGGCGTCCTCGAGAAGGAGTGA
- a CDS encoding TetR/AcrR family transcriptional regulator: protein MTQTLGLRERKRADTRRRIERAAIEIVDDHGLDALTIDAISERADVSPRTFFNYFDSKEDAVLGLRPEDDTRRTVAEVVGEVPAGPLPEQVIDLLVRVSDGPGLDRDIRDRRHRVIHAHPALLQRHFLHMGRMLAPLTDGVAQLVAHADGVEVEIAGMDAAAAGTANGPIPGCGDDRAVSNGPAEILLMMCGAALRSAMLDLTRERADLTTDESAAELRVRATALLHDTIERLR, encoded by the coding sequence GTGACACAAACCCTCGGACTGCGCGAGCGCAAGCGCGCCGACACCCGTCGCCGCATCGAACGGGCGGCGATCGAGATCGTCGACGACCACGGCCTCGACGCGCTCACGATCGATGCGATCAGCGAGCGCGCCGACGTGTCGCCGCGTACCTTCTTCAACTACTTCGACAGCAAAGAGGACGCGGTGCTGGGCCTGCGCCCCGAAGACGACACCCGCCGCACCGTGGCCGAGGTCGTGGGCGAGGTGCCCGCGGGTCCGCTGCCCGAGCAGGTCATCGATCTGCTGGTGCGCGTGAGCGACGGGCCGGGCCTCGACCGCGACATCCGGGATCGCCGGCACCGCGTCATCCATGCCCATCCCGCGCTGCTGCAGCGGCACTTCCTGCACATGGGACGCATGCTCGCCCCGCTCACCGACGGCGTGGCCCAGCTGGTCGCGCACGCCGACGGTGTGGAAGTCGAGATCGCGGGGATGGATGCCGCAGCCGCCGGCACCGCGAACGGGCCGATTCCGGGCTGCGGCGATGACCGCGCCGTCTCGAACGGCCCCGCCGAGATCCTCCTCATGATGTGCGGGGCCGCCCTGCGCTCCGCGATGCTCGACCTCACCCGAGAGCGGGCAGACCTGACCACCGACGAATCAGCCGCCGAACTGCGCGTCCGCGCCACGGCGCTGCTGCACGACACGATCGAAAGACTGCGATGA
- a CDS encoding GTP pyrophosphokinase: MQTPSDLDEPVEVSPSQLRSVRDELQRFLLPYRFGLQEVSTKIDILRDEFQYMHDYNPIEHVSSRVKTPDSLVEKVSRKGIEPDFESIRSRITDIAGIRITTSFTADAYRLFDLLTAQADISVRRVKDYIAHPKPNGYKSLHAILEVPVFLSTGTLSVPVEVQFRTIAMDFWASLEHKIYYKYDCQVPSELTDELKDAAESAALLDARMERLHQELHGGQKQLEAPRGDGRVITV; this comes from the coding sequence ATGCAGACCCCGTCTGATCTCGATGAGCCCGTGGAAGTCTCACCTTCGCAATTGCGGTCGGTGCGCGATGAACTGCAGAGGTTCTTGCTGCCGTACCGGTTCGGACTGCAGGAGGTCTCGACGAAGATCGACATCCTGCGCGACGAGTTCCAGTACATGCACGATTACAACCCGATCGAGCACGTGTCGAGCCGTGTGAAAACGCCCGACAGCCTCGTCGAGAAGGTCAGCCGTAAGGGCATCGAGCCCGACTTCGAGAGCATCCGGTCGCGCATCACCGACATCGCCGGCATCCGCATCACGACGAGTTTCACCGCCGACGCGTACCGGCTCTTCGACCTGCTGACCGCGCAGGCCGACATCTCGGTGCGGCGGGTCAAGGACTACATCGCGCACCCGAAGCCCAATGGGTACAAGAGCCTGCACGCGATCCTCGAGGTGCCGGTGTTCCTGTCCACCGGAACGCTGAGCGTGCCGGTCGAGGTGCAGTTCCGCACGATAGCGATGGATTTCTGGGCCAGTCTCGAGCACAAGATCTACTACAAGTACGACTGCCAGGTGCCCTCCGAGCTGACCGATGAGCTCAAGGACGCCGCCGAGTCCGCGGCGCTGCTCGACGCGCGCATGGAGCGTCTGCACCAGGAGCTGCACGGCGGTCAGAAGCAGCTCGAGGCTCCGCGCGGCGACGGGCGGGTCATCACGGTCTGA
- a CDS encoding glutaminase, producing MELAAILDAARQRLAGMRQERLGELVQPRRLLGIARAPRIVPRLAAWHLGVLLLGDDALYATGEIVRAREEVRRGFTAESQRERDALAGAAFRGGFAEGEVVHIGWTPIDFDVLAQGEASGPVRVVEGMPRVRWSRAGGESDLAAYLDERVELLRHPAPGAT from the coding sequence ATGGAGCTCGCCGCGATCCTGGATGCCGCGCGCCAGCGCCTCGCCGGGATGCGGCAGGAGCGGCTCGGCGAGCTCGTGCAGCCACGCCGGCTGCTCGGGATCGCGCGGGCGCCGCGCATCGTGCCGCGACTGGCAGCCTGGCACCTGGGCGTGCTGCTGCTGGGCGATGACGCGCTGTACGCAACGGGCGAGATCGTGCGGGCGCGCGAAGAAGTGCGGCGTGGCTTCACCGCGGAGTCGCAGCGCGAGCGCGACGCGCTGGCGGGAGCCGCTTTCCGCGGCGGATTCGCCGAGGGTGAGGTCGTGCACATCGGCTGGACGCCCATCGACTTCGACGTGCTCGCGCAGGGCGAGGCATCGGGACCGGTGCGGGTCGTCGAGGGGATGCCGCGGGTCCGGTGGAGTCGCGCCGGCGGCGAGAGCGACCTGGCCGCCTATCTCGACGAGCGGGTCGAGCTGCTGCGGCATCCCGCTCCCGGCGCCACCTGA